Proteins encoded together in one Desulfuromonas sp. window:
- a CDS encoding cytochrome C, which yields MKKTLVPIVLIAIFGWGCSMFGSWKAIPPPGGCDQCHTKVISANWQMAYRPVTLNDETGKNPWQKPESVLPPQPSPLEQKKITEQRCFRCHKGPDKAHTEYKGRYHH from the coding sequence ATGAAGAAAACCCTGGTTCCCATCGTCCTGATCGCTATTTTCGGCTGGGGCTGCTCCATGTTCGGTTCCTGGAAGGCCATCCCCCCGCCGGGAGGCTGTGACCAGTGTCACACCAAGGTCATCAGCGCCAACTGGCAGATGGCCTACAGGCCGGTGACCCTCAACGACGAGACCGGAAAGAACCCCTGGCAGAAGCCCGAGTCGGTCCTTCCACCCCAGCCCTCTCCCCTGGAGCAGAAAAAGATCACCGAGCAGCGCTGCTTTCGCTGCCACAAGGGGCCCGACAAGGCCCACACCGAGTACAAGGGGAGATACCACCACTAA